One stretch of Saccharopolyspora erythraea DNA includes these proteins:
- a CDS encoding dimethylarginine dimethylaminohydrolase family protein gives MTMSTAVQRPRNPTQFEGPAFLLNAPFSFSTEVANNIWMEEIDEEERRPDYRRAMAQFLTLYRFLAAEGMVYLLPTPRPDGLQDLVFTANLGIVLEHLPARDTVVVSNFTSPPRAGETGVGVRFFESMGYRVVVPETKFEGEAELKHLHDDVYVGGYGIRSQRETYEWMERTFDMTVVPLAQRDPHLYHLDCAVFPITREQTLVCTGVLEQEELRLLEKHTEVVDVSVDAAYTGLCNSVRLNNLILNASHVHELSAGSEEYRQEIAKNRELEDVATRLGFEIALVNLSEYHKSGALLSCMVMHLNRHSYRYRLL, from the coding sequence ATGACCATGAGCACCGCCGTGCAGCGCCCGCGCAACCCGACGCAGTTCGAGGGGCCCGCGTTCCTGCTGAACGCGCCCTTCTCGTTCTCCACCGAGGTCGCCAACAACATCTGGATGGAGGAGATCGACGAGGAGGAGCGCCGGCCCGACTACCGCAGGGCGATGGCGCAGTTCCTCACGCTGTACCGGTTCCTGGCGGCCGAGGGCATGGTCTACCTGCTGCCCACGCCGCGGCCGGACGGCCTCCAGGACCTCGTGTTCACCGCGAACCTCGGCATCGTGCTGGAGCACCTGCCCGCGCGCGACACCGTGGTCGTCTCCAACTTCACCTCGCCGCCGCGCGCCGGTGAGACCGGGGTGGGGGTGCGCTTCTTCGAGTCCATGGGTTACCGCGTCGTGGTACCCGAGACGAAGTTCGAGGGGGAGGCCGAGCTCAAGCACCTCCACGACGACGTCTACGTCGGCGGGTACGGGATCCGCTCGCAGCGCGAGACCTACGAGTGGATGGAACGCACCTTCGACATGACCGTGGTGCCGCTGGCGCAGCGCGACCCCCACCTCTACCACCTGGACTGCGCGGTATTCCCGATCACGCGCGAGCAGACGCTGGTGTGCACCGGCGTGCTGGAGCAGGAGGAGCTGCGCCTGCTGGAGAAGCACACCGAGGTCGTCGACGTCTCGGTGGACGCGGCCTACACCGGGCTGTGCAACTCGGTCCGGCTCAACAACCTGATCCTCAACGCCTCGCACGTCCACGAGCTGTCGGCGGGCAGCGAGGAGTACCGGCAGGAGATCGCGAAGAACCGCGAGCTGGAGGACGTCGCCACCCGGCTGGGCTTCGAGATCGCGCTGGTCAACCTGAGCGAGTACCACAAGAGCGGGGCGCTGCTCTCGTGCATGGTGATGCACCTGAACCGGCACTCCTACCGGTACCGGCTGCTCTGA
- a CDS encoding DUF2530 domain-containing protein, which yields MVDDSESAPTAFGHRHVPALPPRLAEPTPVVLAGTVLWCAGAVVFAVMAPGGIQFWTSAVGCGLGVVGYGVFRWQRSASRRGARGAWKGLSGLDG from the coding sequence GTGGTAGACGACAGCGAATCCGCCCCCACCGCGTTCGGGCACCGGCACGTGCCCGCCCTGCCGCCCAGGCTCGCCGAGCCGACGCCGGTGGTGCTGGCAGGCACCGTGCTCTGGTGCGCGGGAGCGGTCGTGTTCGCCGTCATGGCCCCCGGCGGCATCCAGTTCTGGACCAGCGCCGTCGGCTGCGGGCTGGGCGTCGTCGGCTACGGGGTCTTCCGATGGCAGCGCTCGGCGTCCCGCCGCGGGGCACGCGGGGCGTGGAAGGGGCTGTCGGGACTCGACGGCTGA
- a CDS encoding beta-ketoacyl synthase N-terminal-like domain-containing protein, producing MTDAVITGLGLVTPFGPGADAFWDALRAGRCALAPPARFDPPSEHGEPVGEVPPDAVTGVPRKQAYLTAALSEALESAGLAGLPDDALLVLVGQAPWEPGDDPDWHEFVGPAQPRATRTAYLTHACASAAFGIAFARDAIRAGLTGTAVVAGGSALNRYEYASLQAVRAISRSAARPFDRERSGISIGEGGGAVVLEDASRAASRGAATDVLVAGACRRVGAGKSAASDTGLIEECVREALADAGMDRLDHVHAHATGTPQGDQAELAALEAVAAALGRDDLPVSSHKGAIGHLLHVSCLPAVVAAVKALRTGETPPTAGLTDPEPTKRLRLAPGRIPVDEPATAAVTSFGFGSNNSTVVLARRRDTPG from the coding sequence ATGACGGACGCGGTGATCACCGGGCTCGGCCTGGTCACGCCGTTCGGCCCGGGCGCGGACGCGTTCTGGGACGCCCTGCGCGCCGGCCGCTGCGCACTCGCTCCGCCCGCGCGCTTCGACCCGCCGTCCGAGCACGGCGAACCGGTCGGCGAAGTACCGCCGGACGCGGTCACCGGCGTGCCGCGCAAGCAGGCGTACCTCACCGCCGCGCTGTCGGAGGCGCTTGAGTCGGCGGGATTGGCGGGGCTGCCCGACGACGCGCTGCTCGTGCTGGTCGGCCAGGCCCCGTGGGAGCCGGGCGATGACCCGGACTGGCACGAGTTCGTGGGTCCGGCGCAACCGCGCGCGACGCGCACGGCGTACTTGACGCACGCGTGCGCTTCAGCCGCGTTCGGCATCGCCTTCGCCCGGGACGCCATCCGGGCGGGACTCACCGGAACCGCCGTCGTCGCGGGCGGCTCCGCGCTCAACCGCTACGAGTACGCCAGCCTGCAGGCGGTCCGCGCGATCAGCCGGTCGGCCGCGCGCCCGTTCGACCGCGAGCGGTCGGGCATCAGCATCGGCGAAGGCGGCGGAGCCGTCGTTCTCGAGGACGCGAGCCGCGCGGCGTCGCGGGGAGCCGCGACGGACGTGCTGGTCGCCGGAGCGTGCCGGCGGGTCGGTGCGGGCAAGTCGGCGGCCTCGGACACCGGCCTGATCGAGGAGTGCGTCCGCGAGGCCCTCGCCGACGCCGGGATGGACCGGCTCGACCACGTGCACGCGCACGCGACCGGGACACCGCAGGGCGACCAGGCCGAGCTGGCCGCGCTGGAAGCCGTCGCCGCCGCGCTCGGCCGCGACGACCTGCCGGTCAGCTCGCACAAGGGCGCGATCGGCCACCTGCTGCACGTCTCGTGCCTGCCTGCCGTCGTCGCGGCCGTCAAGGCGTTGCGCACCGGGGAGACGCCCCCCACCGCGGGGCTGACCGACCCCGAACCCACCAAGCGGCTGCGGCTCGCGCCCGGCCGCATCCCGGTCGACGAGCCGGCCACCGCGGCCGTGACCAGCTTCGGCTTCGGGAGCAACAACAGCACCGTCGTCCTCGCCCGGCGTCGCGACACCCCGGGCTGA
- a CDS encoding NCS2 family permease, translating to MSSTTRQPVLDRYFKITERGSSIAREVRGGVVTFVTVAYIIVLNPLILGSYSAEDATAKRDVLGNILPVPQVAAVTALVAGVMTVLFGLIANYPFAIAAGLGINTLLAVTIAPQVTWPEAMGLVVIDGIIILVLVATGFRTAVFNAVPPELKAAIAVGIGVFISFVGLVDAGFVRRLPDEANTTVPVGLGINGSIASWPTAVFVFGLVLTAVLVARKVRGAIMISVAVSTVLSIVIETIVQAGPSKGVNLHGWNLGYPALPEKVIDLPDLSLVGDVSFGALTRLPALAVAMLVFTLVLANFFDAMGTMTGLGKEGNLADSQGNLPGIGKALAVEGAGAVAGGLGSASSNTVFVESASGIAEGARTGLANVVTGLLFLAAMFFTPLYQVIPVEAAAPALVVVGAMMMSQIRQIDLSDFTIALPAFLTIVVMPFTYSIANGIGAGFISYVVMQLATGRGRKVHPLMWVVSAAFVLYFVAGPVSDAFGA from the coding sequence ATGAGCAGCACCACCAGACAGCCGGTACTGGACCGTTACTTCAAGATCACCGAGCGTGGTTCCAGCATCGCCCGCGAGGTGCGCGGCGGAGTGGTCACGTTCGTGACGGTCGCCTACATCATCGTCCTGAACCCGCTGATCCTCGGCAGCTACTCGGCCGAGGACGCCACCGCCAAGCGCGACGTGCTCGGCAACATCCTGCCGGTGCCGCAGGTCGCCGCGGTGACCGCGCTGGTCGCGGGTGTGATGACCGTCCTGTTCGGCCTCATCGCGAACTACCCGTTCGCCATCGCCGCCGGGCTGGGCATCAACACCCTGCTGGCGGTCACCATCGCCCCGCAGGTCACCTGGCCGGAGGCGATGGGCCTGGTGGTGATCGACGGCATCATCATCCTGGTCCTGGTCGCCACCGGGTTCCGCACGGCGGTGTTCAACGCGGTGCCGCCGGAGCTGAAGGCGGCCATCGCGGTCGGCATCGGCGTGTTCATCAGCTTCGTCGGCCTGGTCGACGCCGGTTTCGTGCGGCGGCTGCCGGACGAGGCCAACACCACGGTGCCGGTCGGTCTCGGCATCAACGGCTCCATCGCGTCGTGGCCGACGGCGGTGTTCGTGTTCGGGCTCGTGCTCACCGCGGTGCTGGTGGCGCGCAAGGTGCGCGGCGCGATCATGATCAGCGTCGCGGTCAGCACCGTGCTGTCCATCGTGATCGAGACGATCGTGCAGGCCGGACCGTCCAAGGGCGTCAACCTCCACGGCTGGAACCTCGGCTACCCGGCGCTGCCGGAGAAGGTGATCGACCTGCCCGACCTGTCGCTGGTCGGCGACGTCTCCTTCGGCGCCCTGACGCGGCTGCCCGCGCTGGCCGTGGCGATGCTGGTGTTCACGCTGGTGCTGGCGAACTTCTTCGACGCGATGGGCACCATGACCGGCCTGGGCAAGGAGGGCAACCTCGCCGACTCGCAGGGCAACCTGCCCGGCATCGGCAAGGCGCTGGCGGTCGAGGGCGCGGGCGCGGTCGCCGGCGGCCTGGGCTCGGCCAGCTCGAACACGGTGTTCGTGGAGTCGGCCTCCGGCATCGCCGAGGGGGCGCGGACCGGCCTGGCCAACGTGGTCACCGGGCTGCTGTTCCTCGCCGCGATGTTCTTCACCCCGCTGTACCAGGTGATCCCGGTCGAGGCGGCCGCCCCGGCGCTGGTGGTGGTCGGCGCGATGATGATGAGCCAGATCCGCCAGATCGACCTGTCGGACTTCACGATCGCGCTGCCCGCGTTCCTGACGATCGTGGTCATGCCGTTCACCTACTCGATCGCCAACGGCATCGGCGCGGGCTTCATCAGCTACGTGGTGATGCAGCTCGCCACCGGGCGGGGGCGGAAGGTGCACCCGCTGATGTGGGTCGTGTCCGCGGCGTTCGTGCTGTATTTCGTCGCCGGGCCGGTCAGTGATGCGTTCGGTGCCTGA
- a CDS encoding phosphatidylserine decarboxylase, giving the protein MVKSLRRWIDEDVKPFRDEPVRWLSEQYFFRDPLRPVHADPDLFLSPADGVILYQDVLDPDEPVVDIKGCPHTIREALRDDSYAERSLVIGIFMSFYDVHVNRVPYSGRLSYRELAPIDTFNLPMLDVEHELLDELRIPAGGSEYLRHNQRVVNRIDVGALHLSYYVLQIADYDVNRITPFVLGQQQAVQQGTRFSQIRFGSQVDLIIPLSGTHDLVPLCLPGGHVEAGVDALVRIAPKQPGKEQSR; this is encoded by the coding sequence ATGGTGAAGTCCCTGCGCCGCTGGATCGACGAGGACGTCAAACCGTTCCGCGACGAACCGGTCAGGTGGCTGTCGGAGCAGTACTTCTTCCGCGACCCGCTGCGCCCGGTCCACGCCGACCCGGACCTGTTCCTCTCACCCGCCGACGGGGTGATCCTCTACCAGGACGTCCTCGACCCGGACGAGCCGGTCGTCGACATCAAGGGCTGCCCGCACACGATCCGCGAAGCCCTGCGCGACGACTCCTACGCCGAGCGCAGCCTGGTGATCGGCATCTTCATGTCCTTCTACGACGTGCACGTCAACCGGGTGCCCTACTCCGGCCGCCTGTCCTACCGCGAGCTGGCCCCCATCGACACCTTCAACCTGCCGATGCTCGACGTGGAGCACGAGCTGCTCGACGAGCTGCGTATCCCGGCGGGCGGTTCGGAGTACCTGCGGCACAACCAGCGCGTGGTGAACCGCATCGACGTCGGTGCGCTGCACCTGTCGTACTACGTCCTGCAGATCGCCGACTACGACGTCAACCGCATCACCCCGTTCGTGCTCGGCCAGCAGCAGGCGGTGCAGCAGGGCACCCGGTTCTCCCAGATCCGGTTCGGCTCGCAGGTCGACCTGATCATCCCGCTCTCCGGCACGCACGACCTCGTCCCGCTGTGCCTGCCGGGCGGGCACGTCGAGGCAGGAGTCGACGCGCTCGTGCGGATCGCCCCGAAGCAACCCGGAAAGGAACAGTCGCGATGA
- a CDS encoding MarR family winged helix-turn-helix transcriptional regulator: protein MSEIAERERTLASRLRVAVVRLNRRLRAQSTGSAITLSQLSALFCLNKVGPMTPGELAAKEGVQPPSMTRVIAALEDSGLVVRRAHPTDGRQAIVELTDAGKARIDEEVSARERWLDLQLADLTEEERTTLCRAAEIIDRLASR, encoded by the coding sequence GTGTCCGAGATTGCCGAGCGCGAGCGCACCCTGGCCAGCAGGCTGCGGGTCGCGGTCGTCCGCCTGAACCGCAGGCTCCGGGCGCAGAGCACCGGTTCTGCGATCACGCTCTCCCAGCTGTCGGCGCTGTTCTGCCTCAACAAGGTCGGCCCGATGACACCGGGCGAGCTCGCGGCCAAGGAGGGCGTGCAGCCGCCGTCGATGACCAGGGTGATCGCCGCCCTGGAGGACTCCGGGCTGGTGGTCCGGCGGGCCCACCCCACCGACGGCAGGCAGGCCATCGTCGAGCTGACCGACGCGGGCAAGGCCCGCATCGACGAGGAGGTGTCGGCGCGCGAGCGCTGGCTGGACCTCCAGCTCGCCGACCTCACCGAGGAGGAGCGCACCACCCTGTGCCGCGCCGCGGAGATCATCGACCGGCTGGCGAGCCGCTGA
- a CDS encoding thiamine pyrophosphate-binding protein, producing MTVESFPNAWHAVVDHLRDAGVSVLFGLPGDDLEALCALEKAGMRMVLCRDQRNAVCMAAGYAIQSGRPGVCVVGKGPATANAVGGLLEARSAGAPVVVLAGGTAADRRGSGAFQELEQIPLVTPVVKWAHRIDHADRVVPAVEKAFLLAGSGAPGPVYLEIPDHLAHVPVSRFRAWSPPALVGATAVSGTGPAVAALEASRRPILLVGGGMRHRNGDGVLESFADTAGAAVFSTASGRGTASEDHPLFCGLAGLYCPEAAAELWRTTDLVVAVGTALEETATYGWDGAIGAETPVVQVNSDPGGLSTEYGGLRVVGDGADVLRAWTRALASKPRDESWPAAIERCRADVRAQAEDRLARMTAGDGLHVAEVLAAIDAVAPPSRILVQENGLQDMWSYFYPYHVCRTRGGSLVPSEQTTLGFGAAAAAGARLAAPDRPVIAFVGDGAFATVRSELSALRREGVGVVYVVLRNGGYGWLHAQVTSRGLDHRLHPFAADEEEQPEGAVVREKSQLEDALRDALATCEHGGGPAIVHIDVQLTDTPPGITGLDGDFPGHANEI from the coding sequence GTGACCGTGGAGAGCTTCCCCAACGCCTGGCACGCCGTCGTGGACCACCTGCGCGACGCCGGTGTCTCCGTCCTGTTCGGACTGCCCGGCGACGACCTCGAAGCGCTTTGCGCGCTGGAGAAGGCAGGCATGCGCATGGTGCTGTGCCGGGACCAGCGCAACGCGGTGTGCATGGCCGCCGGCTACGCGATCCAGTCCGGGCGGCCCGGGGTGTGCGTGGTGGGCAAGGGACCGGCGACGGCGAACGCGGTCGGCGGACTGCTCGAGGCGCGCAGCGCCGGCGCGCCGGTGGTGGTGCTGGCCGGAGGCACGGCGGCCGACCGCCGGGGTAGCGGAGCGTTCCAGGAGCTGGAGCAGATCCCGCTGGTGACGCCGGTCGTGAAGTGGGCGCACCGGATCGACCACGCCGACCGGGTGGTGCCCGCGGTGGAGAAGGCGTTCCTGCTCGCGGGGTCCGGTGCCCCGGGCCCGGTGTACCTGGAGATCCCGGACCACCTGGCACACGTGCCGGTCAGCCGGTTCCGGGCTTGGTCGCCGCCTGCTCTGGTCGGAGCGACCGCGGTGTCCGGCACCGGGCCGGCCGTCGCCGCGCTGGAGGCGAGCCGGCGTCCGATCCTGCTGGTGGGCGGCGGAATGCGGCACCGCAACGGAGACGGGGTGCTGGAGTCCTTCGCCGACACCGCCGGTGCGGCCGTGTTCAGCACCGCGTCCGGTCGCGGCACCGCGTCGGAGGACCACCCGCTGTTCTGCGGGCTCGCCGGGCTCTACTGCCCGGAGGCCGCCGCCGAGCTGTGGCGCACCACGGACCTGGTGGTCGCGGTGGGCACCGCGCTGGAGGAGACCGCCACCTACGGCTGGGACGGGGCCATCGGCGCCGAAACCCCTGTCGTGCAGGTGAACTCCGACCCGGGCGGCCTGTCCACCGAGTACGGCGGCCTCCGAGTGGTGGGCGACGGCGCCGACGTGCTGCGCGCATGGACCCGTGCGCTCGCTTCGAAGCCGCGGGACGAGTCGTGGCCGGCCGCTATCGAGCGGTGCCGCGCCGACGTGCGGGCGCAGGCCGAGGACCGGCTGGCGCGGATGACGGCGGGCGACGGCCTGCACGTGGCCGAGGTGCTGGCGGCTATCGACGCGGTGGCGCCGCCGTCCCGGATCCTGGTGCAGGAGAACGGCCTCCAGGACATGTGGTCGTACTTCTACCCGTACCACGTGTGCCGCACGCGTGGCGGCAGCCTGGTCCCCTCGGAGCAGACGACGCTCGGCTTCGGCGCGGCCGCCGCCGCGGGAGCCAGGCTCGCCGCGCCGGACCGCCCGGTCATCGCCTTCGTCGGCGACGGCGCGTTCGCCACCGTCCGCTCCGAGCTGTCAGCCCTGCGCCGCGAGGGCGTCGGCGTGGTCTACGTGGTGTTGCGCAACGGCGGCTACGGCTGGCTGCACGCGCAGGTCACCAGCCGGGGCCTGGACCACCGGCTGCACCCCTTCGCCGCCGACGAGGAGGAGCAGCCGGAAGGCGCGGTCGTCCGGGAGAAGTCGCAGCTCGAGGACGCGCTGCGGGACGCACTGGCGACCTGCGAGCACGGCGGCGGGCCGGCGATCGTCCACATCGACGTCCAGCTCACCGACACCCCGCCCGGCATCACCGGACTCGACGGAGATTTCCCCGGCCATGCCAACGAGATCTGA